The proteins below come from a single Kryptolebias marmoratus isolate JLee-2015 linkage group LG12, ASM164957v2, whole genome shotgun sequence genomic window:
- the pdgfbb gene encoding uncharacterized protein pdgfbb gives MSSWVRLLLLALLAACLRSGAAEGDPMPAALVELVRNSPISSIEDLQLLLLTDSVDEEDGTSAANEGHRFPRSLDAQPAQQALCKVRTEVVEVTRAMLDRSNANFLLWPPCVEVQRCSGCCNTKSLQCVPVLTHTRYLQVMKIEYVNKRPTYARAVVSVVDHVECRCQPTPWPPVLKKKSSRRQHSHLHRNQTLSQGPAQGQVKVHSKDELHLLDELKQTQRAHLEDLLEQQWSPRGDTFPQPGEGYSPAGEETSQHEEAQTSLFAPHWAHNFTRLLGTADQTEKQENVEVSDDVGVEVKGKSGGTGDARNKDTQTHSPLREEDKSKISKSHTGGLSKHVTENPQDVFSPSEETLIERVESRFRPTKEPNPDPREPDRRNGNETPEVERMLQVEEERLEAERKELLLLHKRLDQEKEILRQQKLKQEEEEERLKEKEADSQHHLHGKHHHLHTTTQKPETTTSTTTTRQLAAPTGPRHPARPNLMRKRMRKNRKRISKAAMRAMLM, from the exons ATGAGCTCGTGGGtacggctgctgctgctcgcgCTGCTGGCGGCGTGTCTGCGCTCCGGCGCGGCCGAG gggGACCCTATGCCTGCAGCCCTGGTGGAGCTGGTTAGAAACAGCCCCATCTCCTCTATAGAGgacctccagctgctgctgctcactgacTCCGTAG atgAGGAGGACGGGACCTCTGCAGCTAACGAAGGTCACAGATTTCCACGGAGTCTCG ACGCCCAGCCGGCCCAGCAGGCTCTGTGTAAAGTTCGCACAGAGGTGGTGGAGGTCACCAGGGCGATGCTGGACCGCAGCAACGCCAACTTCTTGCTGTGGCCGCCGTGCGTCGAGGTGCAGCGCTGCTCGGGCTGCTGCAACACCAAGAGCTTGCAGTGCGTCCCCGTCCTCACGCACACCAGATACCTGCAG GTCATGAAGATTGAGTACGTCAACAAAAGGCCCACTTATGCCAGAGCGGTGGTGTCAGTCGTGGATCATGTGGAGTGCAGGTGTCAGCCCACTCCATGGCCCCCTGTGCTCAAGAAGAAGTCCTCCCGCAGGCAGCACAGCCACCTGCATCGAAACCAAACACTCAGTCAAGGGCCTGCGCAGGGACAG GTGAAGGTGCACTCCAAAGATGAGCTCCACCTGTTGGATGAGCTGAAACAAACTCAGAGGGCCCACCTGGAGGACCTCCTGGAGCAGCAATGGAGCCCCAGAGGAGACACCTTCCCTCAGCCTGGAGAAGGTTACAGTCCAGCAGGAGAGGAAACGTCTCAGCATGAAGAGGCTCAAACGAGCCTCTTTGCTCCACACTGGGCTCACAACTTCACCAGGCTTCTTGGGACTGCAGATCAAACTGAGAAGCAGGAGAATGTGGAGGTCTCCGATGACGTCGGTGTGGAAGTAAAGGGGAAGTCGGGAGGAACCGGAGATgcaagaaacaaagacacacagacacacagcccGCTACGGGAAGAGGATAAATCCAAAATTTCAAAGAGCCACACTGGCGGACTCTCTAAGCATGTTACTGAGAATCCTCAAGACGTGTTCAGCCCTAGTGAGGAAACCCTTATAGAGAGGGTGGAGAGCAGGTTCCGACCTACCAAAGAGCCAAATCCAGACCCTCGAGAGCCGGACAGGAGGAACGGAAACGAGACTCCCGAGGTGGAACGCATGCTACAGGTCGAGGAGGAAAGATTagaggcagagagaaaagaGCTCCTACTTCTCCACAAGAGGCTGGATCAAGAGAAGGAAATACTGCGACAGCAGAAACtaaagcaggaggaggaggaggaaaggctgaaagaaaaggaggcaGACAGTCAGCATCACCTACACGGGAAACATCATCATCTGCATACAACCACTCAGAAACCag AGACAACAACATCTACAACCACAACTCGGCAGCTGGCAGCCCCGACGGGCCCCAGACATCCCGCTCGTCCGAACCTGATGAGGAAAAGGATGAGGAAGAACCGCAAACGGATCAGCAAGGCAGCAATGAGAGCGATGCTGATGTAG